One Trichormus variabilis 0441 genomic window, GGAGGTTATTCCACTCCAGCAGAGGCGGTAAAGCTGAACCACCCCGACGTAATAAAGCCCGAATTCTAGCTAATAACTCTTGAAAATCAAAAGGTTTTGCCACATAGTCATCTGCTCCAGCATCCAAGCCAGCAACCTTTGTAATGCTTGTATCTTGAGAAGTTAACAAAAGAACCGGTGTTTGATTACCACTAGCCCGTAACTGCCGACAGAAACTAATGCCATCGAGCTTAGGCAAGATTAAATCTAACAGAATCAAGTCATAAGTATATAACTCCGCAAAATTCCAGCCTTCTTCTCCATCTTTGGCGAAATCAACAGTATAGTGCTGACTTGTTAGCGACTTAACAAGTAATTCGCCAATCAGTTCGTCATCTTCTACTAGTAAAATTCTCATAGCGGTAAATCACCGCAATCACAACTTATTATTAACTGCAAAAAATAAATAATTGGATACAAAATCTGTTTAAAAAATCACACTCTAAGGCTAACTTATATCAAAGCAGCAATTTTGCTTATCTTCGTAAATGTAAACATTTAATTTATGATTACCGTGTTCCTAAGAGGTTGTTTGAAAAATATTATTTTCAACATCAAAATCTTAAGAACCTAACCCCCCTTAGCCTACCTTCCCTGCGTTCGCGCAGCGTGTCGTTCGCGTTAGCGTTGCGTAGCAAAGGGAATGGGGTTTTCAAAGCTTCTCTCCGTTCCGGGGAGAGGTACTCTACGAGAAGCGCTCCGCACTATGAAGAGAAGTCTTTAGTATCCTTCACGACTTTTCAAACATTCTCTAAGTATATTTGGCGTTGCATAAATGCGGGATGAATTGAGACTTTTATACACAGCAAAATATTGATTCTTTGCGCATTTGCGCCTACTCTGCGAGAACGCCTGGCGGCGAATGCGTGAGATAAAAATCATCCCCTCAATCAGCAACGCCGTATATTTTAGTTGTGATGAATAAGCTATTTACACCTCCATAGCCTTGTCCAAACACGTTATCTTTCGTCTTCATGGGTAACTCTCAAATAATACGGAACATTGTTGTTGCCAAAAATATAACCTTTTTATTATTAATTAGTCTCAACAACTTAATTAATAATAAAAAGGCTGCTAGACAACGGTTACTCGCTTAATTTCCCTGGTTTTGTTCCTGCAAATCTTCATTTACCGGAGTTTCGCCTGTCAAGTAAAGATGAGTTGCAGTTTCATCATCTAGAGGAAAGAAAGATTTCTCTAACTCCAGTCGCTGTTCAACATTACGCAAGAAATACCCATCTACCATTGCAGCACCTAAAAGCTGACTCAACTCTTCGCGGCTGGTAGTAATATTTGTGTTAAATTGCTCATGAGGTAAATTACCCAAAGTCGCCACAACAGCACGCTGAATCAATTGCAGAACTTCTCTTGAACCAGGTCTAGATAACTGGGTAACAGTTTGAGGACTCATTGATTGTACATATTCCCACAGCCCATTATTGTTTAGTGCTTCACTAGCTAAATTATCTGGATTACGATGGGAATTTTCATTCATGGTCACTATCTCAAATGTTGCTCAACTATCAACTAATTTAGCAATTTAGTTCTTAGCTCCTAGTTCGCATAACCGAACTTTTAGAGACAGGTTATCCTCCTATATAAAAAGAAAATAATTACAGATGAGTAAGATATTCTCTCCCAACTCCTGTTTCTTCACCTAATCTCTGGCTATAACGATATCGTTAGATTTAATCACAGCATAAGCTTCTGTACCCTCAGTTAGTTCTAGCTCCTCGGCTGACATCCTCGTGATAATCGAGGTTAGCTCAACTCGATGAACGATTTCTAATGTCACTTCGCTGTTAACAGAACCAACGACAATTTTTTTGATGACTCCTTTGAGAATATTACGGGAACTAACCTTAAAAGGTCTTTTGATACTAATAACTTCCAACTCGGATATTTCATTCGCCTCTGGTTCTATTTTAAGTGCCTGTTTGGTTGGTATTGATTTAGCTGTCGGAGCAGGCTGATTAAGTCCGCGCACAAGTTCCCGCAAAATCTCAGTTTTGGTGCGCTGAGACTGCTGACAAAACTCTTCGAGAATCTTGCGCTCCTCTTCCGATGTTTGAAAAGTGATCCATCCTTGTTCTTTTCTTGGCATAATGTTACCAATTAGGTTGGTACATATCGAAATTATCTAAGTACGATCCTACCAAGCCTCTATCCCTTGAAGCCGAGTCTATCTAAACACGATTTTCTATGAAACGAAGAGACATTCTCACCTTTGTTGGTACAATACTTGCTGGCTGGGTTTTGGCAGTCGGTTTACCATTGTTTACACCTGCTCCCGTAGTAGCGCAATCAAACGTTAATTTGCTTGTGTCTGCGGCTGCAAGTTTGAAAGACGCATTGGAAGAAATTAAGCCCCTGTATCAACAGAGTAAAGCAAATGTCAACATTAGCTATAATTTTGGTGCATCTGGCGCTTTGCAGCAGCAAATTGAAAACGGTGCGCCAGCAGATATTTTTATTTCAGCAGCTAAAAGACAAGTAGATACTTTAGAACAGAAAAACCTGCTCGTTCCAGGTACACGAGGCATTGTAGCAAAAAACCGCCTGGTCTTAGTTGTGCCGAAGAATGCAACTGGTGTTACCAGCTTCTTTAGTTTAAAAGATGCCCAAATTAAACGAATTGCTATTGGTGAACCTAGAAGTGTGCCTGCTGGACAATATGCGGAGCAGGTTTTGGATAAGTTAAAACTGTTGCCCGGTGTCAAGTCGAAATTAGTCTACGCTAATAATGTGCGTCAAGTTTTAGCATCTGTAGAAAGTGGCAATGCTGATGCAGGTTTGGTTTACGCTACTGATGCCAAAATTTCTGACAAAGTGAAAGTTGTAGTTGCTGCTGATGAAAAATACCACTCTCCCATTATTTATCCCTTAGCTGTGGTAAAAAGTAGCAAAAATGTTAACGCAGCAAAGGATTTCACCCAATACTTGACTACTAGTAGCCAAGTGAAAGCTGTATTAAGGAAATATGGGTTTATTTTGCCTTAAGGGTCATTAGTTCAGTTGTCAGTTGTCAGTTGCTTCCCCCTACTCCCTACTCTCTGTTCCCTATTTTCTCAGTAAGTGGGCGACAACAAATCAAGCTAATGGTGTGGCAAGGCTGAAATGATGCAATGAAATTAAACGCAGATGCACGCAGCGAAAAGTTCTGTAGGAGGGTTTCCCTCCGTAGGAAACTTTTCAAGACAGATAAACGCGGATGGAATTTCTGTTATTGCACTATTTAAAGCTGGTCACACCAGTAGTAAGGACTTTATTACTTCTTGGAGGACTAAAGTCTTCGCTACAAACCTTTAATTATTTTTACCTAGCTACTTAGACTTGCGACAAAAAGGAAAATCAAGAGTTGAAATAGGTGGAATAGCTAGATTTTATAAGTATATTTTCTCCATTTTATCGAATTGGTTTAAGTATTTAAACTGTAGTGTATTTTTAATAATTTTCGTTAAATGTCTTATCTGTCCTTGCATCTAGATTTTAATGCTGAGAAAATATTTATTTGTGAGTGCATTATAAATTACTCTCAAAAATTTTATCAGGAAGAGCATATATGAAATTTAAGTCAGCATCTGTAGGTATCGGCTTAAGCGTTCTCAGCAATTTGTTTTATCTCGGTGCTTTATCAACTCCTTTAGTTAATTCACAACGAGTCTTGGCTCAAGAAGTGGCTGCTTCCTGTCCTCTCCCACCAGAGATTGCTGTCACTTTCCTAGATTCTAAATGTGAAGCAGTCAAACTAGAACGTCCGCAAAAATTTTATCGCTACTATAGTAGTAGTACTAATAAATTTGGTAGGTATTTAACCACTAATCGATATAAAACAAACGTAGAAGTTATCAGGAATTTAGCGCTGAATCAAGAATGGGGCAATCAGGCGACTACAATTCTCAAAGTCACTGTTCCTGCTGGTACAACGGTATATCAAGGCATTGTTGCCCCCCAAACTCCTGCTCAGTGCTACCCAGGGGGAGGTCAGCAGACTTTTATTCAAGATACCAGAGATCCCAATATCAAGTGGAATGACGTAGGAAATCTCAAAATAGAAGCATTTAGTTGCCCATAAAATTTATGGAAATCAAAACCGAAAAGTTTCTCCATCTGATAGACCAAGCATTGAAGATTGCAGAACAGATGCGTACTGAACTAGCGGATTCAGAGCGTTTGAATAATGTGATTAGCGTTCTGCAATCTGTGAGAAATCAGGCATTGGCCGGGCAGCTTGAACCATCAGCAGGAACCTCAACTCTGGGGTTGGCTCGTGAAGTGGCTGATTGGGTTGAACCTTTAGATTCGCCGTTATTAAAAGCTGTAGGTGCAATTGAGGCGTTTTACCAAAACAACCTCTAAGTAGTCGTCATGAAATGTGTAAGCTACTCTTGCTTGAACTTGCACATTTCATGATAGCTGGGGACTGGGGACTGGGTGAAAAGTCTTGTTGTGTCTAGGTTATATCATCTATTGATATCCTAACACTACTGGCGACAGCTATAACAAAACATACAATTAATTTTTCCGTACTAAAGTTAATCCATCGCCGATGGGAATTAAACTTAAGGTGATGCGCTGGTCTTGTAATAGCTTGTGGTTGAAGGCGCGGATTTTTTTGGTGCGATTATCTTGAATTTCCGGATCGGCAACTTTACCAGACCAGAGAACATTATCGATCGCTATCACACCTCCTGAACGAATTAATTGCAGCGATCGCTCATAATAATTGTCATAGTTGCTCTTATCTGCGTCAATAAAGGCAAAATCAAAGGTTTCGGCTTCACCTGCTACTAGTAACTTATCTAATGTTTCCAACGCTGGGGCGAGATGAAAGTCTATTTTATGAGTTACTCCGGCTTGCTGCCAATAACGTTGGGCGATCGCGGTAAACTCTTCACTAACATCGCAGGCTACCAGTTTTCCGTCCGGAGGTAGAGCTAGTGCCACAATCAAGGAACTATAGCCTGTAAATACCCCCACCTCTAAAGTTTTTTTTGCACCCAGCAATTGCACCAACAACGCCATAAATTGTCCCTGTTCTGGGGCAATTTGCATTCTTCCCATAGGTTGCAAGGCTGTTTCTTGTCGTAGTTTAGTAAGTATTTCCGGTTCCCGCAAAGAAATAGATAGTAAATAATCATATAAATTTTGTGTGATTCCCAGAGTACGAGTCGTCATAAGATTAATTTGTAATTTGTCAGAACCTATGGCTTGCATCTACGTAATAATTAATTATTCACTGTCTGCTACTCCCTTAAATAGTGACTTTTTTCTCTCTCTAGGTTGAGAAAATCTGAGTTTTGTTTCCACCTCAAGACCGATAAATATTAAGTATATAGTAGTTAATTTTAAGGCAGATGAATAGGATAAATCCTTCATCGAAAGAGAGTTGTGTACTTGTTTTCCGTGGTCAGATTAATTATTTCAGGTGTGAGGAGAAATCATGTCAGTCACGTACATTGGCTAACAATTAGTACGTTTGGCTAACATCCGGGGTGAAAATGCGTAAGCTTGCTATTTGCAAGTGGGAGCAAAAGCACAATTAAACCTTGGGTTGATCTATCGATCCAAGGTTTAATTGTGTGGATGAAAATTTAATTTGTTGATCGAGAAGTTGTAGGTCTATTACCAGGAGAAACATATGGCAGAAAAGCAAACATTACAACCACCGCAGCAGCAAAAAACACCAGGTACAGAATCAAAAATGCAACCAAAACCTCAAGCTGATGATGCTCGGTATCTGGGTAGCGGTAAATTAAAAGATAAAGTTGCCTTGATTACTGGTGGGGATAGTGGGATTGGTCGGGCTGTGGCGATCGCCTATGCTAAAGAGGGTGCAGATGTAGCCTTTGTTTACTTGAGTGAACATGGCGATGCGGAAGAAACCAAAAATTTGGTAGAAGAACAAGGACGGCGTGCTGTATCTATCGCCGGGGATATAACTGATGAGGCTTTTTGTCAGCGTGCAATTCAACAAACTGTAGATGAGTTTGGTAAACTGGATATTCTCATCAATAATGCGGCTGAACAACATCCCCAAGAAAGCATTGAAGATATTACTAAAGAGCAGTTAGAACGGACATTCAGCACTAACATTTTCTCAATGTTCTACTTGACAAAAGCAGCACTCAAGCATCTGAAACAAGGTAGCGCTATTATCAATACTACTTCAGTTACAGCTTATAAAGGTAGTTCACATTTACTTGATTATTCTGCAACAAAAGGGGCAATTGTTGCCTTTACTCGTTCCTTATCACAAAATCTCATTAGTAAAGGTATCCGGGTTAATGCTGTGGCACCTGGGCCAATTTGGACACCTTTAATTCCCTCGACATTCCCCACAGAAAAAGTAGAAACCTTTGGTAAACAAGTACCGATGCAACGAGCAGGACAACCGGAAGAAGTTGCACCTAGTTATGTGTTTTTAGCTTCTGATGATTCGTCTTATATGTCTGGTCAAGTTTTACATCCTAATGGTGGGGAAGTAGTTAATGGCTAAATAGTCTAAATTTATGATTGAGAATTCAGCATAAATTATCTCTTATCTATTCTGGATTCTCACTCTTGAACGTTAATGTATGTCTGCCAACGGAGAGATGATTACGTCTTCAGCAGTTGCTATATCTAGTAAGGAACATTTAAAGAAAAAAGATAGCTTATGTCATCCCTAAAACCATTGCACGGCACAGAATTAGTAGATTGTGCTAGGGCAAATGCCAAGCAGGGAATTGAAACTGCTGCTTACCAATGTGGCTATGGTGATGATCTCAATAGATTTGCACGAGAACTGAGAAAAGCGTGTGAGGAAATGAATCTGCAAGTTAAAGAATTGAATGAGTTAATTACCGACCAGGATATGATTCTTAACTTGGGAACTGGAGAAATTATTGCACCGGATACAGCTTCGGAATTGTAAATATCAATAATTCACAATTGTAAAATCACTCTTGCCAAATTGAAGTAAATTAAAACTCCAAGTACGTCAACGGCTGTAGTAATAAAAGGTGCTGACATTAAGGCTGGATCTAAACGTAAGTAGCGAAACAAAAATGGCAGTGCTGAACCAGATATAGAAGCCAAAACAGAGATAGCGATTAAACTAGCACCAACAGCGATCGCAACTTCTAATCGACCTTGGAGAAAGTAAGCCCATACAGTGGCGATACTACCTAACATACCTCCTAGCAATGCACCAGCGATCGCTTCTCGTCCAATTACCTGTAATGTGCCAAGTGAGCGAATTTCGTCTGTATTCATCCCGCGAATCACGACTGTGGAAGACTGAGCGCCTACGTTACCACCAGTACCAGTTAACAAGGGGATAAAGGCGGTGAGGGTGACTACTTTTGTCAAGATATCTTCTTGGGACTTAATAATTGTGCCGGTGACGGTATTGGTGATTAAGAGAACAAATAACCATAAAACCCGCTTGCGAGCTACTTCCCATAAATCCATTTGAAAGTAATTGTCGCCACTGGACTGCACACCACCCCCTAAAGCGTAGATATCTTTGGTGGTTTCCTCTTCCAGAATATCAATTACATCATCAACAGTGACAATCCCGACTAAAAGCTGTTGCCTGTCTACCACCGGAACAGCCAGGAAATCATACCTTTGAATTAACTTAGCTACTTCTTCCTGGTGAGTATCTGTATTGACAAAAATTACATCACGGGTCATCACTTCGCCAATAGTCTGTTCTGGCTGGGATGTCACCAACTCCCGCAGTGAGACAATGCCGGTTAAGCGCCTAGCTTGATCCGTGACGTAAAGATAGTAGATCATCTCACTAGCATTAGCGAGGCTGCGAATCCGTTCTAGAGCTTGCCCTATGGTCATGTTTTCTTTCAGACCAATGAACTCTAGAGTCATGATGCGCCCGGCTGTATCGGCTTCATAACCCAACATTAGGGCTGTGGCTTGGCGTTCTGTTGGGCTAAGTTGTTCTAGTAGGTGATTGACAACCTTGGCAGGCAATTCATCAAATAATCTAGCTCGGTCATCCGACGACATTTGATCAACGATATCGCGGACTTCCTGGCTTTTTAGCTCTTCAATTAATCTTTCTTGAACACTGTAATCAAGATATTCATAAACTTCAATGGCTTCATCTTTAGAAAGCAAGCGAAAAGCTAAAGCGTGCATCGTTTCGGGCAAACCTTCAATCGCTTCGGCTATGTCCGCAGGCTGTACAGGTACAAGAATTGCTTTTGCTCCCTGTAAATCTCCTGCTTCTAATAGCATTCGCATCTGCGTCCGCACTAAATCACGCAATTCCCTACGTGACACATCCTGAAGGGTAGAGTTTAAATTGTTCGTCTCTGTCACTTTCCACTTTCCTCGACCAGTCTGAACAAGGTTGCTGCCCCTAGTCTAAGGGATTGTGGAAGGTGTAAGGTTAAACTTACCGTGATTTTTTCTGCTTTGATGTGTTGTCAGTTTTTTCTTAAGAAAATTTGGTTAAAAATCCCAACAGTTTTTTTGTTCTTGGTGTGAGGAGGGTACGGCGATAGGTATCTGCGGCTTTTTTGATGGCTTCAGCTTGGGTAGGATAGGGGTGAATCACATTACTGAGTTTGTTTAAACCTATTTTATTGACTATCGCTGTGGTGATTTCCGAAATCATCTCGCCGGCGTGAGTTGCCACAATAGTTGCACCGACAATTTCATCAGAACCTTTTTTGTGGTGAATTTTCAGAAAACCATCTTCTTGAGCATCGGCGATCGCTCGATCTACACTACTAAAAGGAATTTTAATTGTCTCTACGTCTTGACTTTCATACAGTCCCACATGGGCAATTTCTGGGTCAGTGTAAGTTACCCAAGGCATAACTAAGCTACTTAGTTTCGACCTGCCTAAACCAAAGGGTGAAAACAGGGTATTTTTAATGACAATGCGCGCGGCTGCATCGGCGGCGTGGGTAAACTTCCAATCCATGCAGATATCACCAGCAGCATAAATCTTGGGGTTAGTTGTTTGTAGATAATCGTTTACTTCCACACCCCGACGCTTGTCGTATTTTACCCCGACGGCTTCTAAATTCAACCCTTCCACATTAGGCGATCGCCCTGCACCCACTAATATTTCATCTACCGTCACCGAATCACGATAACCGTTAGTAGAAAAATACAACCGTTTACCTTCAGTTACCGTCACTACTTCTTCTACCTTGGCATTTAAAACTAGGCGAATCCCTTCTTTAATTAAAGTCTGTTGGACAACTTGCGCTGCGTCGTTATCTTCCTTGTTGAGGAGGTGGGAACCACTATGAATCAGCACTACCTCACTCCCCAAACGGCGGAAGGCTTGAGCTAATTCGCAACCAATGGGGCCACCACCAATTACAGCTAACTTTTCCGGTCGTTGAATTAAGGAAAAAACCGTCTCATTAGTAAGATATCCAGCTTGTTCAATGCCGATAATCGCTGGTTTTGTAGCCCTAGCACCAGTAGCAATCACCGCTTTTTTAAATTTCAGGGTTTTACCAGCTACTTCTACGATGTCACTGCTAGCAAATTTACCGCTACCCAAAAACACATCTACTCCCAAAGATGCAAAGCGTTCCGCCGAGTCATGATGGCTAATGTCCGCCCGTATTCGTCTCATCCTTGCCATAACTGCGGGAAAATCAATATCAATCTGGCTGGGAATATTAATCCCCAAATTTTTCCCGTTCCAGATTTCCCCCACCACCCGCGAAGACCGAATGATTGTTTTAGAAGGGACGCAACCCACATTCAAGCAATCTCCACCCATGAGATGCTTTTCAATCAGCGCCACCTTTAAACCCAAACCCAGACCAGCCGCACCCGCCGCCACCACTAAGCCAGCAGTTCCCGCACCAATCACTACCAAGTCATAACTATCAGCAGGTTGGGGATTTACCCAATTGGGCGGATGTACATAAGCCACCAATTTCTGGTTATATTCATCTACTGGGCGGACGATGACTCTATCTAGTTCTGAATTGGACATTGGGTGTAACCTCTCAGCAATCCAAATTACTCTATTGTAAGCAAGCTACAAAATTCGCAATTCAAAATCAGGAAATTCAGAACAGGCAATGTTAGTATTGAGTGCAGGCGAGAATATTTAGCTACGTTATGGATAGGGTGACTACACCCGATATTCTCACATTGGCATAAGCTTCAGAATAATTACTTTCATAAGAAATTTCTCATCTTTTATTCATTAAGCTTTCATAGATTACTAGTTAAACTGGCATTAATTTACAGTTAAGAAACTCAGTAGCAATTCACCTGTGTATAGAAACAAGCCAATTCCCAGAAAGATTTTAGGATATTTTTGCCCCTCAAGTTGATTGGCAAATAAATGATCGTCAGCAATACTTCTCACTTGTTGACCTAGTGCCTAAGGGTCTGTACTTAATTGCTGATCTATATATAAAGATAGTTGATTTTACTCAACATTATCAATGTAATTTGTTCCTATCAATTATGGGAAATTGCTAGATAAAAACTGGATTATATATTGTGTTAAAAATTAGTCAGGAGTACAAATGAACAACTTGTTACCCCACTCCAGAAAAATCACCAGAAAATCGGCTAGAATCAAATCTTATGAGCCTCGTAAATGCCGTATAGCGTTGTATTCCCACGACACAATGGGACTAGGACACAAACGCCGTAATTTGTTGATTGCTCAAACTTTAGGATTTTCACCACTACAAACTGATATTTTAATGATTAGTGGCATTCAAGATGCCAGCAGCTCACCAACGCCGCCAGGTGTAGATTGTTTGACCCTCCCGGCTCTGCACAAAAACATTGATGGGGAATATCAAGCACGAAAGTTGGATCTATCATTGCAGGAAATTATTACACTGCGATCGCAAGTTATCCTCGCCACTATCAAAACCTTTAAACCGGATATCTTCATTGTGGATAATGTCCCACGGGGCGCAGTCAGAGAACTAGATCCCACTTTAAAATACTTGCGTAGGGAAGGCAACACACGCTGCATTCTGGGTTTGCGCGATATCTTAGATGAACCTGCTTCCGTGAGTCGAGATTGGAAACGAGCAGCCAATGAAGAAGCGATTCAAACCTATTATGATCAAGTTTGGGTGTATGGCGATCGCAACATCTATGACCTAGCCAAAGAATATCACCTCCAGCCAAAAACCGCCGCCAAATTCCGCTACACAGGCTATCTTGACCAACGTAACCGCCTCAAATATCTGAATTCAGATATAGTTCAATCATTTAAATCCCTCAATCTACCATCTGAACGCTTAGTATTGTGTCTAGTAGGTGGTGGACAAGACGGCGCGCAGTTAGCAGAAACCTTTGCCCATGCAGAACTACCACCAGGGATGAATGGTATCATTTTGACGGGCCCCTTCATGCCACGAGAAGTCAGGCAAAAACTCCACAACTATGCAGCGCAACGTGATAATTTGCGCGTGTTGGAATATTTAGCCGAACCGACAATGTTACTCCATCAAGCCGAACGGGTGATTGCAATGGGTGGTTACAATACCACTTGTGAATTGTTGTCCTTTGGTAAGCGATCGCTTATTCTACCCCGTGTCAAACCCCGAAAAGAACAATTAATTCGGGCTGAACGATTAAAAAAACTAGGTTTAATTGATTTCCTACACCCAGATAAATTAACATCGGCGGCGTTAACCAACTGGTTAAATCTTGACATTCAACCACCACCAGTCCGTAAATTCGTCGATCTCAAAGGACTCACCCACATTCCCCAATTCGTCCATGAAATCCTCATGTCTACTCATCAAGCACCCCCACAAGCAAAAGCTTCTTAAATAGTCATTGGTCAATAGTCAATAGTCAATAGTCAACAAATATAGCTATTGCCAGTAGTGTTAGGACATCAATAGATGATACAACCTAGACACAACAATACTTTTCACCCAGTCCCTAGTCCCTAGTCCCCAGCTATATGTCTACGTCCGTCGCTTATATTCTCAAACGTTATCCCCGCTATTCTGAAACTTTTGTCGTTAATGAAATTTTGGCTCATGAAGCGGTTGGCTTAGATATAAAAATTTTCGCTTTAAGACCACCATCAGACACACACTTTCAAAATATTATTTCTCAAGTGCGTGCGCCTGTAACTTATATTCGTAAGCCAATTCAAGGTAGGGTGAGTGATTCACTTAATAGTCTTGCGCCTACAGCCGCTAGCTATTTTTGGGCAGAATTACAAGAAGCAAGTAAGGTTATCCCTGATTTTTGGTCAAAATTGGCCTTTGCTCAAGGGGAAAAAGCCAGCACTGTCTACCAAGCTGCATGGTTAGCACGAGAAGTCAAGCTCAAAGGTATCACTCATTTACACGCTCATTTCGGCACTGTAGCAACTAGTGTCGCTCGTCTAGCATCTCACTTTACGGGCGTTCCCTATACTTTCACAGCTCACGCTAAAGATATCTTTCATGAAAGCGTAGAATTTGCGGATATGGAACAAAAGCTAAAAGATGCGGCCGGTGTGGTGACTGTCAGTGACTATAATGTCAAATATCTGCAACAAACATATAACCTAGCTGCAAACCAAGTCCAACGCATCTATAACGGGTTAGATTTACAAAAATTACAATATTCTTCTCCGGCGGAACGTCCACCATTAATTATCTCAGTGGGTCGCTTAATTGAGAAAAAAGGGCTATCTGTTCTCATGGATGCTTGTGCAATTCTCCAGCAGAGAAATTATGAATTTCAGTGTCAAATTGTGGGTACTGGTTCTTTAGAATCAACTCTGCATCAGCAGATTCAGGATTTAGGATTGCAATCTTGTGTGCAAATTATCGGCCCTCGTCCTCAAAATGAGGTGTTTCAATTAGTACAGCAGGCTGCTGTGTTTGCTGCGCCTTATGTGATTGGCAAAGATGGTAATCGAGATGGATTACCTACGGTTTTACTGGAAGCTATGGCTCTGGGAACTCCCTG contains:
- a CDS encoding glycosyltransferase → MSTSVAYILKRYPRYSETFVVNEILAHEAVGLDIKIFALRPPSDTHFQNIISQVRAPVTYIRKPIQGRVSDSLNSLAPTAASYFWAELQEASKVIPDFWSKLAFAQGEKASTVYQAAWLAREVKLKGITHLHAHFGTVATSVARLASHFTGVPYTFTAHAKDIFHESVEFADMEQKLKDAAGVVTVSDYNVKYLQQTYNLAANQVQRIYNGLDLQKLQYSSPAERPPLIISVGRLIEKKGLSVLMDACAILQQRNYEFQCQIVGTGSLESTLHQQIQDLGLQSCVQIIGPRPQNEVFQLVQQAAVFAAPYVIGKDGNRDGLPTVLLEAMALGTPCVSTVVTGIPEIVRDGETGLIVPQYDAEELATALGQLLKDAALRVRLSTQARSLIESEFNICRNTEVLRELFLTQRRKGAKEE